The genome window GTCCAGCCGCCATTGTCCCCGCCCGGCTGCAGGCCTGCGGCCGCATACTGTTCGCTGAGGTAGGCGATGACCTTGTCCTCGGCCGGCGTCGCGATCCCGCGACCCTCATAGTCGTCGGCGGACAGGACGCGGATGTGTTCGGACAGCCGCGCGGCATCGAACGGCGAGGTCTGGGCATGGGCTCCGACCGTCAGGGAAAGCGCCGTCAACAGGGCGGCGGCGGCAGAGAACAGACGCATGGGGGAACCTTCTAAAGCGCGGAACTGGCGGAGGTTAGGACGGGATTTGGAGGGTGTCGATCCGGCTTTCCCTGCCGACGGGCGAAGAAAAAGGAAAAGCCCGCCGGACGGGTCCGACGGGCCTTGTCTCTTCAGGATTGAACGTGGCTCTAGTGCGCCACACCCTTCCAGATCTTGCGATAGCTGGCATAGGTCAGGCCGGCGAAGATGGCCAGGAAGGCCAGGACGCCCATGCCGGACTGCTTGCGCTCGGTCGCCTTGGGGTCCGAGGCCCAGGCGATATAGGCCGAGACGTCCTTGGCCATCTGATCGACGGAACTGGCGGTGCCGTCGTCGAACGTCACCTGACCCTCCACCAGCGGGGGCGGCATGGCGATGAAGCCTCCGGGCGGCACGTCTTCGTGGCTGCCCGACCAGAAGGGCGTCATGTCCCCGGCCATAAAGGGGTTGTAGTACTGGCCCGGGTTGACCTTCAGCTCGGCCGGCGGGTTTTCCACATAGCCGGTCAGGATCGAATAGATGTAGTCGGCACCGCCTTCGCGGGCCTTGGCCATCACCGACAGGTCGGGCGGAACCGCCCCGCCGTTCGCCGCCGCCGCCGCCGTCCGGTTCGGGAACGGCGAGGGGAAGGCATCGGCGGCCATGCCGTTGCGCATGATCGGATCGCCCGTCTCGGTATCGATATCCGCGACCTGGACCTCTGCGGCCAGGGCCTTGACGAAGCGGTTCTCGGCCGGGCTGGCGGCCTCGGGATCATAGAAGGGACCACCGCGCTCACCCAGGGTCCTGAAGTGCATCAGGTTCATCGAGTGACAGGCCGAACAGACCTCGCGGTAGACCTTGTATCCCCGCTGCAGTTGCGCCTGATCGAACTTGCCCAGCGGGCCCTCGAAGCTGAAGCCGCCCGAGCGAGGCTCTTCCTTGTTGCTGGACGCAACGGCCGGGGCCGCGGAGGCCAGCACTGCGACGGAAGCCGCCGCCAGGACCAGTTTGCGAATAGAAATCGTCATCGCGATCAGCCCTTCTTTTCGGCTTGAGCAGGAACCGCGCCGCTCATCGCGTCCGGACCGGACAGGACGGGCTCGGAGATCGACGCCGGAATCTTCAGCGGTGTTTCCTTCAGGCCCACATAGGGCAGGATCACGAAGAAGAAGGCGAAGTAGTAGAGGGTCGCCAGGCGCGTCAGCCACAGATAGCTGTTCAGCTGACCGTCCAGCAGGGTGAAGCTGGGCATCCCCGGGACCACCTGGGCATCCGGCAGTTGTCCACCGCACCAGCCCAGGATCAGGCCGACCGCCACGAAGATCAGGAAGAAGATCTTCATCGTCGGGCGATAGCGCATCGAGCGAACCTTGGACGTGTCCAGCCAGGGCAGGATGAACAGGACGCCGATCGCGCCGAACATCGCCACGACGCCACCGAACTTGTCAGGGACGGCGCGCAGGATCGCGTAGAAGGGCAGCATGTACCACTCGGGCACGATGTGGGCCGGTGTCTGCAGCGGGTTGGCCGGAATGTAGTTGTCGGCGTGGCCCAGGGCGTTCGGCATGAAGAAGACGAACCAGGCGAACATCATCAGGAAGATGATCAGGGCGAAGCCATCCTTGACCGTATAGTACGGGTGGAAGGGCACCATGTCCTTCTTCTCGCGCTCCTTGGGGATCAGGATCCCGACCGGGTTGTTCTGACCGGCGGTGTGCAGCGCCCACAGGTGCAGGACGACCACGCCGAAGATCACGAACGGCAGCAGGTAGTGCAGCGAGAAGAAGCGGTTCAGCGTCGCATTGTCGATCGCCGGTCCGCCGCGCAGCCAGATCAGCACCGGCTCCCCGATCAGAGGGATAGCCCCGATCAAGTTGGTGATGACCTCTGCACCCCAGTAGGACATTTGGCCCCAGGGCAGGACGTAGCCCAGGAAGGCCGTGGCGATCATCAGGAAGAAGATGATGCAGCCGAGGATCCAGATCATCTCGCGCGGGGCCTTGTACGAGCCGTAGTAGAGCCCGCGCAGCATGTGGATGTAG of Brevundimonas subvibrioides contains these proteins:
- a CDS encoding cytochrome c1; protein product: MTISIRKLVLAAASVAVLASAAPAVASSNKEEPRSGGFSFEGPLGKFDQAQLQRGYKVYREVCSACHSMNLMHFRTLGERGGPFYDPEAASPAENRFVKALAAEVQVADIDTETGDPIMRNGMAADAFPSPFPNRTAAAAANGGAVPPDLSVMAKAREGGADYIYSILTGYVENPPAELKVNPGQYYNPFMAGDMTPFWSGSHEDVPPGGFIAMPPPLVEGQVTFDDGTASSVDQMAKDVSAYIAWASDPKATERKQSGMGVLAFLAIFAGLTYASYRKIWKGVAH
- a CDS encoding cytochrome b: MSGHESTYVPKTGIEKWLDTRLPIVRFGADYLALPTPKNLNYWYTFGAILSICLVTQIATGIFLAMHYQPNTAMAFASVERIMRDVNGGWLIRYVHANGASMFFVAVYIHMLRGLYYGSYKAPREMIWILGCIIFFLMIATAFLGYVLPWGQMSYWGAEVITNLIGAIPLIGEPVLIWLRGGPAIDNATLNRFFSLHYLLPFVIFGVVVLHLWALHTAGQNNPVGILIPKEREKKDMVPFHPYYTVKDGFALIIFLMMFAWFVFFMPNALGHADNYIPANPLQTPAHIVPEWYMLPFYAILRAVPDKFGGVVAMFGAIGVLFILPWLDTSKVRSMRYRPTMKIFFLIFVAVGLILGWCGGQLPDAQVVPGMPSFTLLDGQLNSYLWLTRLATLYYFAFFFVILPYVGLKETPLKIPASISEPVLSGPDAMSGAVPAQAEKKG